The genomic interval ATAGGCCACGGCTTCAATGATCTTCTGGTCGTACAGGGTGCAGAGCGTCGGCGCCATACCGTGATATCTCAGACCCCCGGCGTGAATTCCCGGAGGCTCGAACGTATGGCCCAGGGTATGCATGAAGATCACCGGCGCCACCATGGCGGTATCGCCGTAATCGTAGGCATACGGCCCCTTGGTGAGGGTCGGACATGAGTACGGCTCGGTCGCCAGGATTCTGGTCTTTTTCTTGTCCCTGAGTACTTCCCTGATGAACGGATAGGCGAGCCCCGCAAAGTTGCTGCCGCCTCCGACGCAACCGATGACCACATCCGGATAATCGCCGGTTTTACTCATCTGACGAAGGGCTTCTTCCCCCACCACCGTCTGATGCAGGCACACGTGATTCAGGACACTTCCGATAGAGTAATTCGTATCCCCATGGGTAGCGGCGTCTTCCACCGCCTCGGAGATGGCCATTCCCAGGGTCCCGTTGGTATTCGGATTTTTTTCCCGGATCATTCTCCCGATCTGGGTCTCTTCGCTGGGGCTTGAGAAGATCGTGCCGCCCCAGGTCTGGATCATCGACTTTCGGTACGGTTTCTGTTCAAACGATATCCGCACCATGTACACCGTCACGTCGATATCGAACAGACTGCCGGCAAAAGACAGCGCGCTCCCCCACTGGCCGGCGCCGGTCTCCGTCGAGATACGCTTCATCCCGGCCTGCTTGTTGTAAAACGCCTGTGCCACAGCGGTGTTGGGTTTGTGCGAGCCGGCGGGCGATACGCTCTCGTTTTTATAGTAAATACGGGCGGGCGTGTTGAGATATTTCTCCAGCCGAGTCGCTCGAACCAGGGGCGTGGGCCTCCACAGGGAAAGGGCTTCCATCACCTCATCGGGGATGTCTATGAAGTCCTTCTCACTCACTTCCTGTTCTACCACGGCCATCGGAAAAATGGGCGCAAAGTCGTCCGGTGTTGCCGGCTTCAGGGTTTGAGGATTGAGCGTCGGTTTCATCGGAACCGGTAAATCGGCCACAACATTGTACCATTTGTTCGGCATCTCCGATTTATCGAGGATGATCCTTTTTTTCGTCATTGTACTTCTCCTTTTTTATCGAAAACAAAAAAGCGTTGACATAAAATTCCTCTGTGTATCCACATAAATACTATACGAAATGTCTATTTCCACCGTCGCCCCATGGGGCGATCACCTCCCTCCATTTCAATAAAAAAACCGCTCAGCGTACTAACGCTCGCGGTCTTTTCTTGGTTTCCCAAAAAAAACCGCGGGCAACCTGTGGCTGCCCGCGGTATGGATTATCGTACCATCACCTTCCTATGGGCGAACCAAGGCACCTATGTACCCGGGCCACACCCACATCCATCTTTCATATTGAAGCATTCCGTCTACTGTCGTATCAATTAAATTCACTTCTTGCTTTTACCATTCAATCCCTACTATTTAGCGAATCATAGCGGGAAATAGAGGGCCTGTCAAGTTTTTTTTCAAGGCGCTGGAAACATGAATTGACATCCCGATTGTCCCATTTCGTACACATCCGCACCGCTGATATACCTTTACATTCGAAAAATGCGTTCAAAGGGCGTAACGTCTCAACACAACACACATATGACATGTAATTATTCGGTATTGCCCATCTTCCACATTGTGTTCCCTGTAGATTGCCGGATTAGATACGAACATGAAAAAGAACGACACCCTCCGATGAAGTCTCTGATAACACCGTCAGATGCTGTACTATCTTTATTAATGAGACAAACTCATCGGATAGACGGAAGGACATACATAAAAATACAGCGGTCGTCACAGAGAACATGAGGGACGGCTTCTCGCATTTTTCGGGATGCAACATATTTCTGCATTTTCATATATTTTTGTTTGTTTTCCTCCAGCATGTGTTATACTAAACCACCAATATTTGAATTTAAAGGATACAGTGTAATATTCTTATTGACGGAGCAGAAAATGGTTGGCAGATCTCACACAAATCGCCTCGGTTTTACACTGATAGAGCTGATGATTACCGTCGCTATCATCGCCATTCTCGCGGCGATTGCTATTCCGAGTTTCATGTTACTTCAGGCAAAATCCAAGCAATCAGAGGCGCGAATACTCATGAGCGGTGTTTTCAATGCTGAAATCGCCTATTATGCGGAAAACAGCGAATTTACCGGCGATTTTTCGGTGCTTAATTTTCAGCCGGCATCCGATCCCAAGTACTATAAAAATTGGTATCTCAATATCAACGGAGAGCCCGATCATTTCACCGCCACGTGCTCGGCAAATATCGATAGGGACACCGATTGGGATGTCTGGATAATTACGGAGCGCAATAGAGAACCGTGGAACCAGTTTAATGATTTACGTAACACGATAAATCCATATCCGTATTGACGAGCTTTCGGATACACAACACCCGGAAAAGGGCATGACAGAGCTCAGATCATCGGCGTGCGAACCATTATAGTATGTCGGTATCAACTCCGACGCATCAGTTCGACAAAAAAAGAAACGGCCCGCCCTCAGTTACCGAAGGCGGGCCGTACTTTTGATACTCCATGAAAGAGTTTACTGGTTGTTGAGGGCCTTGATTACTTCGTCGGTGATATCTATGCTCTCATCGGCATACAACACACCGGAAACCCTGCTTTCAAGGACCATCGTATATCCCTCTTTCTGGCTCATTTCAGTTATGAGTTCTACAACGTCATTCATGACCACATCGATCAATTCCGATTCCATCATGTAGAGTTCGTACTCGTAATCTTCATACTTACGCTGAAATTCGAGGTATTCATTCTCGTAGGTGCGTACTTTATCCGCATAGGCCTCTGCGGAGAGTAGAGCGGCCTCATTCTCCAGCTCTTCTCTCATTCTTATCAGGGCCTCTCCATCCTTCTCGACGTCTGCCCCCGCCGCGTTTATTCTTGTGTCCATCTCCTTTTGCGCCTTTATGCCGGCATCCGACAATTCGAGCACCTTCTGGAGATTGACGACCGCAAATTTCGTCTCTGCGGCGAATGCACCGGCAGAGATAATCATGACGGCGCATATAATTGCCAAAACGCATGCCGCTTTTTTCATAACAATCCCTTTTTCTCGATTCTCATCGTTACATACCATGCCGAAGACAGCCCACCGTTTCACTTATTCCGTGGCTTTCGGTATTTCGGCGAACGTCTTTTGCCACAGGGAGAGGCTACTTATTGTTGAGCTCCTTGATAACCTCATCGGTGATATCTACACTCTCTGGAAAGTAGATAACACTGGCACCGTTTTTTTCAAGAATCAAGGTATATCCGCCGCTTTTGCCGAGATCTTCGATAACTTCGCTTAACTGTGTGAAAATGATGGCGGTCAATTCATAATACTGATTCTGAAGCTGGTAGTCATAATCCTCCGCCATCCGCTGCAGTTCGAGAAGCTCATCCTCATACTGACGCTTTTTTTCGGCCAAGGCGGTTGCGGAAAGCATGGGAGCCTGTTTCTCGATATCCTCCTTCATCTTGAGGATTTCTTCCTGTTTTTTCTTTACGGCCGTTTCGGCGGTGGTAAGCTTCGACTCCAGCTCGGTTTTCGCCTTTTTCCCCGGTTCGGACAGATCGATCACCTTGATAAGATCGATTACTCCCACTTTCACGTCTGCGGCAAAAGCGGGTATGCTCATGGCGACAATAACACATATCGCAACAAACAGAGCTAATCGTTTCATAAACTGCATTCCTCCTTGTTTTGTCTCATTTCGTTTCTCAGGGGCATGTAAAAATAATACCCCATTGAAATATTCGTACACTTGTAACACACTCAATCAGGAAGGGCAAGAAAATAATAATTAGAAAATTATAACGAATCATTATCAGATCAACGTCCGACGTCTATCCACCGACCGACCTTGTATCTGATCTTTCGACCGGTATACTCACCCTTCGGGTCGACAACCAGCTCCAGGTAGCTTTCGCCCTCATCAGCGGTCCAGTAGGTTGTGACTTCCACTGCATCGCGGGGGGGGATATCTTCAACGAATCGCTCAAAGGCATGACCGTCCTCATAGAAATACATGGTTACCGCATCCGCCCGTTCATCTCCCCTGTTTTCTACAATCACCGAGAGCTCCACATCCTCCCCCTCCTCGGGAAACGGCGGAGAAACGCCCAGCCTGCCGCTGATTGTCAGATACACACCGGTGAGGGGAGCCTCGTCAACATGCATCTCCCCCTCCCAGAGGGTGCGTCGCTCGGATCCGTCCGGAGACAACACATCATAAGTAAGAAGATACGCACCCTCGGTGGGGATGATGATGTAAAACAGTGTTGATGTCTCCCACTGTGCCGAAAGGGACAGTTCTCTTCGCTCGATCTCTTCGCCGTTTACACTGATACTCTCCATGCATGTGACCGGGAAGTTCCCTTTATTTTCGACTATCAGTTTTACCTCCACCTCTTCATGAGGGACGATCCGTTCGGGACGGATAAATGAATCTCCAACCGACAGGTCTTCCAGAGCGGTATCGTCCGCAACGGCCGCGGTCGATACAAGAAACAAAGCGACGGCAATCTTCAGCGCCTGTGATATCCTCACGCTCATTTTGGTCTCACCTCAGTCATAGTTGTCACACATATTCTCCAGGTGCGGTATCAGTTCTCCTGTCTCAATCATCACGAGTTTTGATGCAAAAAAACGCCGGCATCCATCCGGCGTTCTCGCATTTTTTTATAGATACCCCGCCTTACCGTCCACCCGAACCTGAAAGGAGGATTTTCGCAGAAGAGTTAGAAGCGGAGATTCAGTGTGGCCTTATAGATGTTTTCTCCGTAACTGTTTCCGGTATCATCGGTATGATAATCCATATTCTCAAAACTCAGAACCAGTGTTGAGGTAATGGTATCGTTTTCGTATAACACCTGCTCCAGTGCCGCCTTGGTGCTGTTTCTTCTGGTATCGTAGCGATCATCCTCCTCCAGGTATGAGATGACCCCGAGATACGACAGACGCAATGTGGTTTTTGTCGGCTCGTAGGTGACGCCCAGACCCGCATCCAGAATCTGAATGTTATCCTCATACAATTTATACGGGCCGTATTCCATTGTCGTCTTGTACTCAAATTTATAGCCGCAGTATATATCCCAGCTGAGGTACAGTGCGTCGAAGGTATATCCCCACTTTACGGCGAACGAGTTACTCATTCTGTCCGTACCGTCGGTGGTATGATCATTGGTATAGCGCAGTCGATACTCCAGCGAGTAGTACATGGTATTGTATCGATTCGAGACGACGAAGCTCAGATCATAGGTGTCCTTGTCGACACTGCGGGGTGAATCATTTGAATAACTGGAGTACAATTTGCCCTGAAACTTCAGCTTCAGCCTCTGGAAATACCCCTCGGTTTCGTGAAAGGGTTGATATTCGGCGCCGGTCTCATAATATGAGCGATACGTGCGATATTCGGCGTCTGAATCAAGGTCAAGAAGGTTTCGTGTATATTTGTATTCCGCCCAGAGCTTCAAATTGCTGGTGGGGGTATATCGAACCTCACCCTTGAATGTCTCCCTGTCCCGGGCGGCCGTGCCCATGACGGTGACAAAATCAGGTTCCACGTACTCATAATCAAAGGAGAGCTTTAGGGATCGAATAGGACGATAATCGGCCTCCACATACATTGCCAAGCCGTCGTAGGCGTCGGCCAGGTAGTCACGCCTGTTCTCGTGATAATAACTCCAGGCGCCCTCCCCTCTCACCAGGAGGGTTCTCTCCAGAAGTTTCACCCTGAAATCGGCGGAGATGATGTCATTCGAGTAATCCTTGACGTTTGAATTGTATTCCGGATTCTCGCGCACCCGCCAATAGAGCCAGGTCACCTCATCGTGAAGGTAGGTCATGCCGAAAAGATATTCGGACTTGGGTGTATATTCGATTCGCCCGCCGGCGAACGTATGTCGATATTCATCATCCCAGGGCTCCCTGTTCTGACCGACGAGGGCCAGAAACTTGAAGGAGGGAGAGGGTTTATACCATGCCTTTACGCCCAGAAACGTGTTATTGAATGAATATTTCGTATAGTATTCGCTTATATCTCCGACGGCAAGTTCGAAATCATCTCCGTACAGGCGCAGATATATCTGCAGGAGATACCAACGATGATCCATGATTTGCTTATCGGTGGTATTTCGGATATACGCAAAAAACTCAAGGGCCATTTTTTCCGAGAGTTTTTGGTCCAGCCTGAATCGAAGACTTTCGTTGTAGTGCCAGTTGTCGTGATGTTTGTGGGGAAAATTTTCGTTATCGATATCCAGGTTGGAGCGGTCAACGTTTCCGTATACTTCCTCGTAATATACTTCCATGGAATAATCGATGGTCGCCCGACCGTCTTCCCAGGTGACTCCGGTAGCGGAAATGGGGGAAAAGAAAAGGAGAAAAGTGAGAACGGCAAAACCACCGAATACGGTTATCTTTTTGTATATCTGTATCTTCATACCAACTCTGTCCGAAAAACGTGGACGTTCGATGCGCAACATAATATGTTTACACAATAGAAACAGATATGTACCTTACTGTCAAGTAAAAAAACCATCTACAGTATACGCCTTTTTCTCCAACATCTATTTTATGAAAAGCTAGTGACCTGCGGCCGTGTATGTCAATACACGTATCCCTCGGACTATCGCCTATTCCAAACCCGGCCATCATCAACAGAGATCTTAAAAAAAAACGGGGACGATTCGCCCCCATTCATAAAAAAGATTTTTACCCTTGCACTCCGTCCGATTTTTATGAGTAACACGCCGAAAAAAACGTCGGACCCGGCATACGCCGGAGTCCGATTGCCGGGGAAATCCTCCTTATTCAAACAGTCCCGTCGGAATTACATTTGTGTCTGTGCGTGGGACATGTCATGTCGTCTCCAATCCCGGGAGAACGTTCCTCACCTCGCTCAGGTGAATCCTCCACCGCCGGGTCCGCACGATCCGCCGGATACGGTACCGGATGTGCCTGTGCCGGTTACCGACGATACGGCGCTCATCTGCTTGACCGGGTCCTTCGTGCCGCATACGGGACATGGAACATCCCGGGCGTCTTCGGATATCTTGTGAATCACATCAAAGACGTGACCGCACTTCCTACATTTATATTCGTAGAGAGGCATTCTCTTTACTCCCTTGTGAACGCCCGTCAGGGGGCGCTGAATTCTCCATATTCACGATTTTCAAGCTTTTCAATATGTTTTTCCGCAGAAAAAGCGGCGATCGACCCGTCCCCCGCAGCGGTGACAACCTGGCGAAGCTTCTTTGACCGTACATCGCCGCACGCGAAGATCCCAGGGTTTGATGTGGCCATGTCCGGTGTGGTGATAATAAATCCGTTATCGTCATAATCGACCAGATCGCCAAGATATGACGTATTCGATTGAAAGCCGACATAGATAAACACGCCCTCCACCATTAACGCGCTTACGGCATTATTTTTGACATTCCGGATGGCAAGCTCCGACACCCCGCCCTCGCCCTTGATTTCATCCACCACCGTATCCCACACGATCTCGATTTTCTCATCGCGAAAGGCCCGTTCGGCAAGCACCCGGTCGGCCCTGAGGCGGTCCCGGCGGTGAATCAGGTATATCTTTTTTCCATATCGCGTCAGGTATAAGGCCTCCTCCACCGCCGCGTTTCCTCCGCCTACAACGGCGATGTCCGTATCCCTGAAAAACGCCCCATCGCACACCGCACAATAACTCACCCCCCTGCCGGTGAATTTCCCCTCCCCCGGAATACCCAGACGTTTCGGCTCGGCGCCGGAGGCAACGATAACGCTCTTTGCGGTATAGGCGTCTCCCGACGTTTCAACGGTAAAAAAGTCGTTTTCCGGTATTATTCGGGTTACCTCGGTAATCGTGACGATTTCCGCACCGAATCTGCGGGCCTGGTTTTCCATGGACTCCATGAGGGCGGGACCGGATACTCCCTCCGGGTAGCCGGGATAGTTTTCGATAACGTCGGTCGTGGCGGCCTGGCCCCCGGGGGCCATCTTCTCGAGCAGGATGGTTTTCATGCCTCCCCGGGATGCGTACAACCCCGCGGTCAAACCCGCCGGGCCCGCCCCGATTATCAGGATATCGTATTGAGATGTCGTCATGGTATGATCACCATTCCTTTGTCAACAGGTGAGATGTGTCATTCGGCGGTATCCTGTGGTCCGTCCCAGACCACGAGCAGTCCCAGCATCCCGCCGACGGCGCCGGCAATCCAGGGACTGCAGAGCATCGTTCAGGTAACGCCCATTCGTCCCGTCAAAACGCTTGCCCCGACCCCAAGGCCGAAACCGACAGCGATGCCTGTGATGCGAATGATGTTTCGTTTCATGATACATACGGCCGATCAGGCCACACACGCCCCCTCACACATGAAGGCATCGGCCCAGAGCGGCAAAGGTATTAAAAAGATCGAATACAGACGAGAACACAGAAACGGCGTCAGCATTCCTTGCATCTTGTGCGCAGAATTTCACGAAGCCGCCGTCCCACCTCTTCGGGCATCTTGTATTCCTCACACCCGCCGATCTTGTGAGACAGCTCTATAGTCAACTCGAAAGACTCGAAAAAACCCCGACAGATGTCACACTCCTTCATGTGCCGTTCAAGCTCTCTGCATTTGTCCGATGACAACTCATTGTCAAGATAACATGACAGCAGTTCACAGAACCTATCGCATTCCGTCGGGTTTCCCTCACCCTTTTTTCGATTTGAATTCCCCATCCAATGTCTTTTCCAGATATTCCCGTAGATACATTCGAGCTCGGTGAAGTCGGGATTTCGCCGCCGATTCCGATATCCCCAGAACCTCGGACGCCCGCTGGGTTGAAAATCCCTCCACGTCTCGCAACAGAAAAATGGCCCGATATTTTTCCGGCAGCTCGTTGACCGCCTTATTCAGTATGTCAACCAGCTCCTTTTCAAGAAAGGCCTCCCGGGGATTCCGCTCAAACCAACTGTACGGCCGATCCCGCATCATTTCCGGCGGAGGAATCTCATCCTCAAATTCCGTATATCCCCGCCCCGACTTTCTTATTTTCATCAGGGCGTTATTTGTGGCGATACGATAGATCCAGGTGGAAAAACTTGACTCTCCCCGGAACGACTCGAGGGCCCGAAACGCGTTGAGAAACGTCTCCTGAAGAACATCCTCGGCGTCTTCCGGGTTTCCCAGCATGCGAACGGCATGACCGTAGATTTTCTTTTCATACCGCCTGACCAGCTCCTCGAAGGATTCGTAATCGTTCTCCTGGGCCCGTTTTACAAGCTCATCATCGGTGAGCGCATTAAAGTCGTTTTTATTTGTTTCATTCATTTAGATGATGTAATACTTCATTCGTTTCATGGAAAAGCAACACGTGGGCACATACTACCCGAGGATTCACCGCTTGTCAATGCTCTGAAATACTTCTGCTTGATGCATGAAGCGCTCCGCTGTATAATGGAACGAATCGTCCGTAAGGGATGTCCCAATCGATAATTGCTTTCGTTTGTGTCACGGATAAATCGGTCGCACATATTACATGATTCGTGACCGTATAAAGGAGACTGATAATGACAAAACATGGAATTTCTATAGGTCTGAAGCGGGCCGTAACGGCTCTGCTTCTCGTATTCGCGGCGATCGGTCTGGCCTCCTGTGTCACGCTTTCGGGGCAGTCAGATCTGGAACGGGAGGTAAGTTACCTGAGGAGAGACGTGGACGACCTGATGAGTGCGCGATACGATGAGAAAGCCGCGTCCGGGGCGAACTACGATATCCTCTCGGAAGAGGTGAGGGAGCTTCGCGGCTCGTATGAACTTCTCCAGCACGAGTCGGACAGCCAGGCCGATGAGCTTTCCATCCTGTCGGATGTGGTAAACAGGACCATCGTCGACCTGGAAAACCGCCTGTACGCCATCGAAACCAGGCTTGCGGCCATCGAGGCGGAGCTGGGGATCACACCATCATCGGCGCCCGTGACAACACCCCCGACGACGCCGGATACCGCCCCGGCGCCGCCATCACCCGCAACGACCCCTCCTGCGGATACCACTCCCACACCTTCCCCCATCGGCAAAGAGGGAGACAAAATCTACTACGCCGCGTATGAACGGTATCAGGACGGCGACTACACCGATGCAATCAACGATTTTTCCACCTTTATCGCCACCTATCCCGAATCCTCCCTGGCCGACAACGCACAATTTTGGATCGGTGAATGCTATTACTCTCAGGGAGAGTATGAAATGGCCATCCTGGAATATGACAAGGTCATCAACAGCTACCCCGGCGCGGACAAGGTGCCCAGTGCATATCTTAAAATCGGGTATGCCTTTGCCGAGCTGGGAGACGAAGGGAGCGCTCGAGCCTTTTTGATGGAACTCATCGATAAGTATCCGGATGAGCCCCAGTCCGACCTGGCGAAGAAGAAACTGGAAAGCCTCTGATTTAAGACGCCGCTGTCGATATCGTTTCAGAAGACGGCGACACATCTTTAAAAACCGAGCCGTCTCCGTATCATCGGAGGCGGCCTTGTTTGTGCAGACATGACTGTCTCGACACAGACGGTCTGTATCTGTCTCAAGCACACCACCTGTTAATACAATGTTTTTGCATACAATTGACATATTTTTTAACCGAATGCGTCCATAATGTAGTGAGAATCCGAGAGTAAGTGATTGAATCGTCATTCATATTTTACTTGACATTTCAGCATTTTTTTTCTATAGTTCGTTGAATATGCTTGGTTGAAATTTTGTTTTTCGACGCATTTTCATTGATTCAGTGTCGATAAAGGGAATTTTGTTTCCGTTTATATATTGATCAACTTATTGTTTATGACCAAGGGGGTAACTTTCATGTCTGAAGGAAAAACCATGAACAGATGGTGGGTGGTTTTCGGAGCCATCCTCATCCAGCTCGTACTGGGTGCGATCTATGCCTGGTCCGTGTTCACACCGTATCTGACCGGGAAGGAATCCGACGGATTTACCGAATTCGGTTTCACCGCAACGCAATCCCAGTTCGTGTTCGCCGTGGGGCTCTTGTCGTTCGCCATCATGATGATCCTTGCGGGTCGCTGGCAGGATAAGGCCGGCCCGCAGAAAGTCGCCATTACCGGCGGTATCATTCTCGGTATTGGATATGTGCTGGCAAGCTTCTTTGGCGGGACCTTTCTCGGGCAGCTCATCTGCATCGGCATCATCGGCGGCGCAGGCATCGGTTTGGCCTACGTCTGTCCCATCGCCGCCGGGGTCAAATGGTTCCCGGATAAAAAAGGTATGATTACGGGACTGGCCGTGGCCGGTTTCGGTTTCGGCGCCCTGATCTGGATCAAGCTGGCCGGAAGCTGGTTTCATCTGATCGCCACTATGGGCGTTCTCAAGGTTTTCCTGCTGTACGGCATTATCTTCGCCGCGGCGGTGCTGATTGGATCCATCTTCGTCAAAAATCCCCCTGAAGGTTATAAACCCGCCGGTTGGGAGCCCCCGGCTCCGGCATCCGCCGGAGGAGCTGGCTCCGACGATTTTTCTTCCGGAGAAATGCTGAAGACCTACCAGTTTTACTTCCTGTGGATCATGTTCGTCTTCTCCGCTCTGGCCGGTCTGATGGTCATCGGTAACATCAAGCTTTTCGGCATCGACGCGCTGGAAACCTATGCGACCGCAGACGTGGCCGCCCGGGCTTCGGCCATCGCGGGAACCGCCATGGCGATCTTCTACTCCCTGCTTAACGGTATCGGCCGCATTACCTGGGGTTCGGTATCAGACAAGCTGACCCGCCCCAAATCGATCTTCGCCATGACGTTATTCCAGGCGGTTATGATGGCCATCCTTTTCTGGCTCGGCCGCAGCGAATGGGGTTTTTATATCGCCGCAGCCCTGATCGGGTTTAATTTCGGCGGCAACTTCGCTCTGTTCCCCACCGCCACCGCGGACTTCTTCGGCGCCAAGAACCTGGGCGCCAACTACGGCCTGGTCTTCACCGCCTACGGCATCGCCGGAATCATCGGCCC from Candidatus Zymogenaceae bacterium carries:
- a CDS encoding zf-HC2 domain-containing protein, producing MGNSNRKKGEGNPTECDRFCELLSCYLDNELSSDKCRELERHMKECDICRGFFESFELTIELSHKIGGCEEYKMPEEVGRRLREILRTRCKEC
- a CDS encoding OmpH family outer membrane protein translates to MKKAACVLAIICAVMIISAGAFAAETKFAVVNLQKVLELSDAGIKAQKEMDTRINAAGADVEKDGEALIRMREELENEAALLSAEAYADKVRTYENEYLEFQRKYEDYEYELYMMESELIDVVMNDVVELITEMSQKEGYTMVLESRVSGVLYADESIDITDEVIKALNNQ
- a CDS encoding OFA family MFS transporter, with the protein product MSEGKTMNRWWVVFGAILIQLVLGAIYAWSVFTPYLTGKESDGFTEFGFTATQSQFVFAVGLLSFAIMMILAGRWQDKAGPQKVAITGGIILGIGYVLASFFGGTFLGQLICIGIIGGAGIGLAYVCPIAAGVKWFPDKKGMITGLAVAGFGFGALIWIKLAGSWFHLIATMGVLKVFLLYGIIFAAAVLIGSIFVKNPPEGYKPAGWEPPAPASAGGAGSDDFSSGEMLKTYQFYFLWIMFVFSALAGLMVIGNIKLFGIDALETYATADVAARASAIAGTAMAIFYSLLNGIGRITWGSVSDKLTRPKSIFAMTLFQAVMMAILFWLGRSEWGFYIAAALIGFNFGGNFALFPTATADFFGAKNLGANYGLVFTAYGIAGIIGPTLGGKVFDATGSYLGAFIPAAVLCLIASVLALIIKKPVKA
- a CDS encoding TrpB-like pyridoxal phosphate-dependent enzyme, with the translated sequence MTKKRIILDKSEMPNKWYNVVADLPVPMKPTLNPQTLKPATPDDFAPIFPMAVVEQEVSEKDFIDIPDEVMEALSLWRPTPLVRATRLEKYLNTPARIYYKNESVSPAGSHKPNTAVAQAFYNKQAGMKRISTETGAGQWGSALSFAGSLFDIDVTVYMVRISFEQKPYRKSMIQTWGGTIFSSPSEETQIGRMIREKNPNTNGTLGMAISEAVEDAATHGDTNYSIGSVLNHVCLHQTVVGEEALRQMSKTGDYPDVVIGCVGGGSNFAGLAYPFIREVLRDKKKTRILATEPYSCPTLTKGPYAYDYGDTAMVAPVIFMHTLGHTFEPPGIHAGGLRYHGMAPTLCTLYDQKIIEAVAYHQNECFEAAVTFARTEGIIPAPETSHAIRGAIDEALDAKKKKEERVILFNFSGHGHFDMAAYDKYFEKDLEDYEYPSEKIEAALKDLPKVDL
- a CDS encoding prepilin-type N-terminal cleavage/methylation domain-containing protein, encoding MVGRSHTNRLGFTLIELMITVAIIAILAAIAIPSFMLLQAKSKQSEARILMSGVFNAEIAYYAENSEFTGDFSVLNFQPASDPKYYKNWYLNINGEPDHFTATCSANIDRDTDWDVWIITERNREPWNQFNDLRNTINPYPY
- a CDS encoding OmpH family outer membrane protein — translated: MKRLALFVAICVIVAMSIPAFAADVKVGVIDLIKVIDLSEPGKKAKTELESKLTTAETAVKKKQEEILKMKEDIEKQAPMLSATALAEKKRQYEDELLELQRMAEDYDYQLQNQYYELTAIIFTQLSEVIEDLGKSGGYTLILEKNGASVIYFPESVDITDEVIKELNNK
- the ybgF gene encoding tol-pal system protein YbgF; the protein is MTKHGISIGLKRAVTALLLVFAAIGLASCVTLSGQSDLEREVSYLRRDVDDLMSARYDEKAASGANYDILSEEVRELRGSYELLQHESDSQADELSILSDVVNRTIVDLENRLYAIETRLAAIEAELGITPSSAPVTTPPTTPDTAPAPPSPATTPPADTTPTPSPIGKEGDKIYYAAYERYQDGDYTDAINDFSTFIATYPESSLADNAQFWIGECYYSQGEYEMAILEYDKVINSYPGADKVPSAYLKIGYAFAELGDEGSARAFLMELIDKYPDEPQSDLAKKKLESL
- a CDS encoding sigma-70 family RNA polymerase sigma factor; protein product: MNETNKNDFNALTDDELVKRAQENDYESFEELVRRYEKKIYGHAVRMLGNPEDAEDVLQETFLNAFRALESFRGESSFSTWIYRIATNNALMKIRKSGRGYTEFEDEIPPPEMMRDRPYSWFERNPREAFLEKELVDILNKAVNELPEKYRAIFLLRDVEGFSTQRASEVLGISESAAKSRLHRARMYLREYLEKTLDGEFKSKKG
- a CDS encoding zinc ribbon domain-containing protein is translated as MPLYEYKCRKCGHVFDVIHKISEDARDVPCPVCGTKDPVKQMSAVSSVTGTGTSGTVSGGSCGPGGGGFT
- the trxB gene encoding thioredoxin-disulfide reductase, which codes for MTTSQYDILIIGAGPAGLTAGLYASRGGMKTILLEKMAPGGQAATTDVIENYPGYPEGVSGPALMESMENQARRFGAEIVTITEVTRIIPENDFFTVETSGDAYTAKSVIVASGAEPKRLGIPGEGKFTGRGVSYCAVCDGAFFRDTDIAVVGGGNAAVEEALYLTRYGKKIYLIHRRDRLRADRVLAERAFRDEKIEIVWDTVVDEIKGEGGVSELAIRNVKNNAVSALMVEGVFIYVGFQSNTSYLGDLVDYDDNGFIITTPDMATSNPGIFACGDVRSKKLRQVVTAAGDGSIAAFSAEKHIEKLENREYGEFSAP